A stretch of Gemmobacter fulvus DNA encodes these proteins:
- a CDS encoding SGNH/GDSL hydrolase family protein: protein MPVLLTFGDSNTHGTPPMADRLTYARFDTATRWPRVAQAALGPEWELVEEGLPGRTAQFDDPVMDGMMNGHPALRQALQSHGPIDVLTLMLGTNDVKTRFGAGPEVVMAGMAALLDLATGIELQTRHGGFKVLLICPPPVQEVGVLAVDFWGAAAKSRALPPLYAALAASRGVGFLDAGTVIETSTLDGVHFDAGAHGKLGRAVAGAIAAL, encoded by the coding sequence ATGCCCGTCCTGCTGACATTCGGTGATAGCAACACCCACGGAACCCCGCCGATGGCAGACCGGCTGACCTATGCGCGCTTTGACACGGCGACCCGCTGGCCGCGTGTGGCACAGGCCGCACTTGGCCCGGAGTGGGAGCTGGTGGAAGAGGGCCTGCCGGGCCGCACCGCGCAGTTTGATGACCCGGTGATGGATGGCATGATGAACGGCCACCCGGCGCTGCGGCAGGCGCTGCAAAGCCATGGGCCGATTGATGTGCTGACCCTCATGCTGGGCACCAATGACGTCAAGACCCGCTTCGGTGCTGGACCCGAGGTGGTGATGGCCGGCATGGCAGCGCTGCTGGATCTGGCCACTGGGATCGAATTGCAGACCCGGCATGGCGGTTTCAAGGTGCTGCTGATCTGCCCGCCGCCGGTTCAGGAGGTCGGGGTTCTGGCGGTGGATTTCTGGGGCGCTGCCGCCAAATCCCGCGCACTGCCGCCGCTCTATGCCGCCCTTGCCGCCTCGCGCGGGGTCGGGTTTCTGGATGCGGGCACGGTGATTGAGACCAGCACGCTGGATGGCGTGCATTTCGACGCCGGGGCACATGGCAAGTTGGGCCGCGCCGTGGCCGGGGCCATCGCCGCACTATAA
- a CDS encoding response regulator transcription factor, whose product MATLRKILLVDDDDDLREALSEQLVMTEDFDVFEASTGLEGMEKAKASAYDLVILDVGLPDTDGRELCRRMRKAGVKCPVLMLTGHDSDADTILGLDAGANDYVTKPFKFPVLLARIRAQLRQHEQSEDAIFQLGPYTFKPAQKMLLDEKEKKIRLTEKETNILKYLYRAQQGVVARDVLLHEVWGYNAGVTTHTLETHIYRLRQKIEPDPSNARLLVTESGGYRLVA is encoded by the coding sequence ATGGCAACGCTGCGGAAAATCCTGCTCGTCGACGATGACGACGACCTGCGCGAAGCGCTGAGTGAGCAGTTGGTGATGACGGAAGACTTCGATGTGTTCGAAGCCTCGACCGGGCTGGAAGGCATGGAGAAGGCCAAGGCTTCGGCCTATGATCTGGTCATCCTCGATGTCGGCCTGCCGGATACTGATGGCCGCGAACTGTGCCGCCGGATGCGCAAGGCCGGGGTGAAATGCCCGGTGCTGATGCTGACCGGGCATGATTCGGATGCGGACACCATTCTTGGGCTGGATGCAGGTGCGAATGACTATGTGACCAAGCCGTTCAAGTTCCCGGTGCTGTTGGCGCGGATCCGCGCGCAGCTGCGCCAGCACGAACAATCGGAAGACGCGATCTTCCAGCTTGGCCCCTATACCTTCAAACCGGCGCAGAAAATGTTGCTGGACGAAAAGGAAAAGAAGATCCGGCTGACGGAAAAAGAGACCAACATCCTGAAGTATCTTTATCGGGCACAACAAGGGGTTGTGGCGCGGGATGTGCTTTTGCATGAGGTCTGGGGCTATAATGCCGGTGTCACCACCCATACGCTGGAGACGCATATCTACCGCTTGCGCCAGAAGATCGAGCCCGATCCCTCCAATGCGCGGCTGTTGGTGACGGAAAGCGGCGGGTATCGGCTGGTTGCGTAA
- a CDS encoding RES family NAD+ phosphorylase: MSDAAQVWRLTSPAHAPGLDGEGARLWGGRWNSPGQPMVYCASSLALAVLEVFVHLPPAMRRPDALPPLVAVALEVPGQFDTVAKGDPRSLGDAFLAARAQLALWVPSAVVSLERNLLLNPLHPAMSHVRVITQTPFVLDPRMAS; this comes from the coding sequence GTGAGCGATGCGGCGCAGGTCTGGCGGCTGACCAGCCCGGCCCATGCGCCGGGTCTGGATGGCGAAGGCGCGCGGCTTTGGGGCGGGCGCTGGAACAGCCCCGGACAGCCGATGGTCTATTGCGCCTCGTCGCTGGCTTTGGCGGTGCTGGAGGTGTTCGTGCATCTGCCGCCCGCCATGCGCCGACCCGATGCGCTGCCGCCGCTTGTTGCGGTGGCGCTGGAGGTGCCGGGCCAGTTTGACACGGTGGCAAAAGGCGATCCGCGCAGCCTTGGCGATGCCTTTCTGGCGGCGCGGGCGCAGCTTGCCCTCTGGGTGCCCAGTGCGGTGGTGTCGTTGGAGCGGAATCTGCTGCTCAATCCACTGCACCCGGCGATGTCTCACGTGCGTGTGATCACGCAGACGCCCTTTGTGCTGGATCCGCGCATGGCAAGCTGA
- a CDS encoding exodeoxyribonuclease III — protein sequence MSFTLATWNINSVRLREALVARLLTEEAPDILCLQEIKTPVDKFPLDLFHSLGYRYIVARGQKGYNGVAILSKLPVMDVGDKDFANLGHARHVAARLENGVTIHNFYVPAGGDIPDREQNVKFGQKLDFLTEMRDWFRWERPDRAILVGDLNIAPREDDVWNHKQLLKIVSHTPIEVDHLHAAMEAGSWVDVTRQDIPSGLLYSWWSYRAADWDAADKGRRLDHIWATPDIAGAAHGSRILRPCRGWEQPSDHVPVFASFDL from the coding sequence ATGTCATTCACCCTTGCCACCTGGAATATCAACTCTGTCCGTCTGCGCGAGGCCTTGGTGGCGCGGTTGTTGACGGAAGAAGCGCCGGACATCCTGTGCCTGCAAGAGATCAAGACCCCGGTCGACAAGTTCCCGCTCGATCTGTTCCACAGCCTTGGCTACCGCTATATCGTGGCGCGTGGCCAGAAGGGCTATAATGGCGTGGCCATCCTGTCGAAACTGCCGGTCATGGATGTGGGCGACAAAGATTTTGCCAATCTGGGCCATGCGCGCCATGTGGCGGCGCGGCTGGAAAACGGCGTGACCATCCACAATTTCTATGTGCCCGCAGGCGGCGATATTCCCGACCGCGAACAGAATGTGAAATTCGGCCAGAAGCTCGATTTCCTGACCGAGATGCGCGACTGGTTCCGGTGGGAACGGCCAGACCGCGCGATCCTTGTCGGCGATCTGAACATCGCGCCGCGCGAGGATGATGTCTGGAACCACAAGCAACTGTTGAAGATCGTCAGCCACACCCCGATCGAGGTGGACCATCTGCATGCGGCGATGGAGGCCGGATCCTGGGTGGATGTGACCCGGCAGGATATCCCGAGCGGTTTGTTGTATAGCTGGTGGTCCTACCGCGCGGCGGACTGGGATGCGGCTGACAAGGGCCGCCGTCTGGATCACATCTGGGCCACGCCGGATATTGCCGGGGCGGCGCATGGCTCGCGTATTCTTCGGCCGTGCCGGGGGTGGGAACAGCCCTCGGACCACGTGCCGGTCTTCGCCAGCTTCGATCTGTGA
- a CDS encoding L,D-transpeptidase family protein, giving the protein MTPLDLVVTPRGTRFLGRYFPCTIGRGGIVPAAAKREGDGATPAGVHRIVGMLYRPDRLAHLPDWALPIGPSDLWSDDSADPDYNLMARAPHRFSHEKLRRADPLYDLVLITDWNWPHAEPGRGSAIFLHAWRRPGYPTAGCVAFAPQNLRWIAQRIRPQTRLIVKA; this is encoded by the coding sequence GTGACGCCGCTTGATCTTGTAGTGACGCCGCGCGGCACACGCTTTCTGGGGCGCTATTTCCCCTGCACCATCGGGCGGGGCGGCATTGTTCCCGCAGCCGCAAAACGCGAAGGCGATGGCGCCACGCCTGCGGGCGTGCATCGCATCGTGGGGATGCTGTATCGGCCCGACCGTCTGGCCCATCTGCCCGATTGGGCGCTGCCGATCGGCCCCTCGGATCTGTGGTCGGATGACAGCGCCGATCCCGACTACAATCTGATGGCGCGCGCGCCGCATCGCTTTTCCCACGAAAAGCTGCGCCGCGCCGACCCGCTCTATGATCTGGTGCTGATCACCGACTGGAACTGGCCCCATGCCGAACCGGGCCGGGGGTCGGCGATTTTCCTGCACGCCTGGCGCAGGCCCGGGTATCCAACGGCAGGCTGCGTGGCCTTTGCGCCGCAGAACCTGCGCTGGATCGCGCAACGCATCCGGCCCCAGACCCGGCTCATCGTCAAGGCCTGA
- the ribA gene encoding GTP cyclohydrolase II: MPLSPSIIERLARARGDLRMGVPVVLTSGSAAALAVAVEALTPVRLADLRRLGTPELALTARRAETLKARPYDGDLARLALPEEAGLEWLCAMADPADDLRVPMKGPFLCLRGGNPALHRAAIHLAKAAHLLPAALLVAVPDGAETAALMNLTLIDLTEAAPELERASPLSEVVSARLPMVASTAGRVHIFRPEDGGEEHYAIEIGQPDRKAPVLARLHSACFTGDVLGSLKCDCGPQLRAALAQMGAEGAGVLLYLNQEGRGIGLANKMRAYSLQDQGFDTVEANHRLGFEDDERDFRIGAGILRTMGFGAVRLLTNNPRKIAMMQGHGINVTERVPLRVGQTDQNAAYLATKAAKSGHLL, from the coding sequence ATGCCGCTCAGCCCCAGCATCATCGAACGCCTTGCCCGCGCCCGTGGCGATCTGCGCATGGGGGTGCCGGTTGTGCTGACATCCGGCAGCGCCGCCGCCCTTGCCGTCGCGGTCGAGGCGCTGACCCCCGTCCGGCTGGCTGATCTGCGGCGGCTGGGCACGCCCGAACTGGCGCTGACGGCACGGCGGGCGGAAACGCTAAAAGCGCGGCCCTATGACGGCGATCTGGCCCGGCTTGCCCTGCCCGAAGAAGCGGGGCTGGAGTGGTTATGCGCCATGGCCGATCCGGCGGATGATCTGCGGGTGCCGATGAAGGGGCCGTTTCTGTGCCTGCGCGGCGGCAATCCGGCGCTGCACCGCGCCGCGATCCATCTGGCGAAAGCCGCGCATCTGCTGCCTGCCGCCCTGCTGGTGGCCGTGCCCGACGGCGCGGAAACGGCGGCCCTAATGAACCTGACGCTGATTGATCTGACCGAAGCGGCACCCGAGCTGGAACGCGCCTCGCCGCTCTCCGAAGTCGTCTCGGCCCGGTTGCCGATGGTGGCCAGCACGGCGGGCCGGGTGCATATCTTCCGCCCCGAAGATGGCGGCGAAGAGCATTACGCCATCGAAATCGGCCAGCCCGACCGCAAGGCCCCGGTTCTGGCCCGGCTGCATTCGGCCTGTTTCACCGGCGATGTGCTGGGCAGCCTCAAATGCGACTGCGGCCCGCAACTGCGCGCTGCCCTGGCCCAGATGGGGGCAGAGGGGGCGGGCGTTCTGCTCTATCTCAATCAGGAAGGCCGCGGCATCGGCCTAGCCAACAAGATGCGCGCCTATTCGCTTCAGGATCAGGGTTTTGATACGGTCGAGGCCAATCACCGGCTGGGATTCGAGGATGACGAACGCGATTTCCGCATCGGCGCAGGCATCCTGCGCACCATGGGCTTTGGCGCGGTGCGCCTGCTGACCAACAACCCGCGCAAGATTGCGATGATGCAGGGGCATGGCATCAACGTGACCGAACGGGTGCCGTTGCGCGTGGGCCAGACCGATCAGAATGCCGCCTATCTTGCCACCAAGGCCGCAAAATCGGGGCATCTGCTGTGA
- a CDS encoding antitoxin Xre/MbcA/ParS toxin-binding domain-containing protein, translating into MARSAQRKVNRLALSYADVARGVPSSLVREVEGRGLRREDIRMIIADRTLDRRIAAGEMLREDEADGLARLLRVLAMAQRVFADEALADEWLRSANPALGDVPIRMARTDLGGREVEAALGRLEHGVFG; encoded by the coding sequence ATGGCCCGGTCTGCACAGCGCAAAGTCAATCGTCTCGCTCTCAGCTATGCCGATGTGGCTCGGGGGGTGCCGTCCAGCCTTGTGCGCGAGGTGGAGGGGCGCGGGCTGCGGCGCGAAGACATCCGCATGATCATTGCCGACCGCACGCTTGACCGCCGAATTGCCGCAGGCGAAATGCTGCGCGAGGACGAGGCAGACGGGCTGGCGCGGCTGCTGCGTGTGCTGGCGATGGCGCAGCGGGTCTTCGCGGATGAGGCACTGGCCGATGAATGGCTGCGCAGCGCCAATCCCGCCCTTGGCGATGTGCCGATCCGCATGGCCCGCACCGATCTGGGCGGGCGCGAGGTCGAGGCGGCATTGGGCCGTCTGGAACATGGCGTCTTCGGGTGA